A segment of the Thermoanaerobacterales bacterium genome:
AAACAAAGGTAATAGTCGAACGGCGGCAGGCCGGCCTGATGTTACCAGGCCTGACTGTAAGGTTATGGCTGATTAAGTTACGGCGGGCGCAAGGGGAGGGAGCCGGTGAACGGGAAGGGCAACGGCTTCTCGAAGGGGATGAAGGCCTTCGCGCTCGGTTCCACGATCGCCGTCCAGTTCGCCGCCAGTGTCTTCCTGGGCCTGTGGGGCGGGCGCTGGCTGGATGAACGGTTCGGCACCGCGCCGTGGCTGATGGTCTTGGGGCTCCTGGCGGGACTGGGTGCCGGGACGCTGGGCGTCTACCGCACGGTGTCGCGCATCTTCAAATAGGGGCCGGTTGAGTTGAGCTGAGTCCTGAATAGTCTGTGGGAGTGCAGGTTGTTGTCGGACATCGCCCTTGAATTCGACATCCACATCCAAAAGGCCCTCCGCTGGTCGGCCTGCGTGCTGGCGGCGGTCCTCGTGCTTCTTCTCGGCGGGGTGCGGCACCCCGTCTTCCTGGGCTTCACCGTGGGCGTCGCCGTCAGCGTGGTCAACGGGTACCTGCTCGCGTTGCGCGTCAAGGGGCTGACCGACTTCGCCCTCCTGACGCGGGGCCGCGCCGAGGGCGTCGACAAAGTCCGCACCGTCTTCCGCGCCGGCCTGGTGGTCGTGCGCTGGGTGATCCTCTTTGCCGTGCTTTTCCTCGGCCTGAAGACAGGGTGGTTTGACCTGCTGGGCTTGCTGGCGGGACTCTTCGTCCTGCCGGCCTTCTCGCTCGGCAGTGCATTTC
Coding sequences within it:
- a CDS encoding AtpZ/AtpI family protein, which gives rise to MNGKGNGFSKGMKAFALGSTIAVQFAASVFLGLWGGRWLDERFGTAPWLMVLGLLAGLGAGTLGVYRTVSRIFK
- a CDS encoding ATP synthase subunit I, whose protein sequence is MSDIALEFDIHIQKALRWSACVLAAVLVLLLGGVRHPVFLGFTVGVAVSVVNGYLLALRVKGLTDFALLTRGRAEGVDKVRTVFRAGLVVVRWVILFAVLFLGLKTGWFDLLGLLAGLFVLPAFSLGSAFRLAKERR